In Embleya scabrispora, the DNA window CGAGCGCGGTGACGTCGATCCGGCCGGCGCTCGCCGTCAGCAGGTCCCAGGAGCGGATCACCTCGGGCCGCGGCTCGGGGCCGATCGCCAGGCGGCGGAGCAGGATCTCGTCGAGGTGGGCGAAGCGGGTCGACCAGTCGGGCGCGGACACCAGCCGGTCGACCAGCGCGTCGCCGTCCCATCCGGGCAGGTCGTCGAGGTGCACCACCCGGTCGGCGATCTCGGCCAGGGGCAGGCCGAGCAGCGTGTAGGCGCCGAGCGGGGTCAGGTCGAGTTGCACGCCCGCCTGTCGGCCGTCGTGCTCGACGATCGCCGGCCCGTCGTGCAGCCCGGCCACGAACGAGCGGGTGCTGCCCGGCGTGTGCAGCCCCGCGTGCGGGGCGTGGACCCGGATCGGCACGAATCCGATGATCACGGTGATCGAGTCGGTGGCCACCTCACGGCGGCGCAGCGGCGCGTGGGTGTGCTCGTCGTAGCCGAGGTAGGAGGCGAGCAGGGGCGCGAGCGCGGGATGCGCGGATGCGGACACCATCTCCATGGACCCGAGCGCGGAGGTGTGTCGGGTCACGTGCAGAGTGTCCGTGGGGACCATGCTGTCCAGTCTCACACCCGGTGCCGACAAGGTGCCGACCCGACCAGACGAAGTACCGACCAGGGAGTATCCGATGCGCATCGCGATCTCGGCCGACCAGATCAAGGGCTGCGGCCTGTACCTCGCCGACGAACTGCGCAAGCGCGGCCACGAAGTACTGCCGTACGGCGCCTTCGACCCGGCGCACACACCCGAGTTCGCCGACGACTGGGCACCGGTGAGCGCCGCGGCCGCGCGCGAGGTGGCGGCGGGGCGGGCCGATCAGGCGATCGTGTGTTGCTGGACCGGTACCGGTGCGTCGATCGCGGCGAACAAGGTGGACGGGATTCGGGCGGCGCTGTGCTCGGACGCGGAGACGGCGGCCGGCGCGCGGCGCTGGAACCACGCGAACGTGCTGGCGCTGAGCATGCGGCTGACCTCGGGGCCGGTGCTGATGGAGATCCTGGACGCGTGGTTCGCGACCGCGCCGAGCCGCGAGGTCGCGGACGTACTCAACGTGGAGCACGTGGCGGAGATCCGCCGCTGAGCGTCGGCCGGTCGGCGGCGGCGCGATCGAGGTGGTCGGGCAGATCGGCGAAGTGCCCGATCACCCCGATCGTGTCGGCCAGACCCCTCGGGCGCCCGGTCGGTGCGACCAGCACGGCGCGCATCCCGTACAGGTGCGGCGCGGTGGCGTCCTTGCTCGGGGTGTTGCCGACGAACACGATCTCCTCGCGCGGGACGCCGCAGGCGCGTTCGACCTCGGCGTAGAAGTCCGGGTGCGGTTTGCGCAGGCCGATCGCGCAGGAGAGCACGAGGGCGTCGAAGCAGTCCTCGATGCCCGCCTCGACCAGGGTGCGCCGGCGTACCGACTCGGGTCGCTGGGTGTCGCACGCGAGGACGCAGACCAGATCGCCGCGAGCCCGGATGCGCAGCAGCGCCTCGGCGGCCCGGCGGATCACCCGGGAGTCCGGGACCCGCTCGAAAACCGGTTCGAGGGCCGCCTCGGGGTCCGGGATCCGCGCCCCGCACAACTGTGCGGCCCAGTGGATCTCGGTGGCGAAGGAGGTGTGCGTGTCCCGGACGCGGTCGCCCTCGCGGGTGATCCGGTGCACGTGGTCGTACGCGGCCACGAAGGTGTCCGGGACGTGCGTGCCCGGCAACTCGCGCAGCACCTCCAGGACGACGCGGCCGTCGGGATTGGGTCCGGGTACCGCCAGGGTGTCCCCGAAGTCGACGGCCAGCGCGCGTACGTCCATGCCCGGCCGGTCCCCGGTCCGCGAGCCGCCTACACCGTCCCGCACACCGTCGCGGCCGGGTCGGTGCGGGCGGCGCCGTCGGCGGGCCTGCGATAACCTGCCGGGCGATGCCGATCTCCCGCCAACCGCTCGCCGAGCCGCCCACCGGCTTGAGTACGAACACCCGTCACCTGCCCGCCGGGGGCGGGGTGACGGCGCACCGGCACGAGGTGCACCAGGTCGTCTACGCGGGTCGGGGCGTGTTGTCGGTGAGCACCGACGCCGGCACCTGGGTCGCGCCCGCCACCCGCGCGTTGTGGATCCCGGCCGGCACCCCGCACCGGCATCGCGCGCACGGGCGGACCGTGCTGCACGCGGTGGGCATCCCCGCCGGCGCCGAACCGTTGGATCCGGCCCGCCCCGCGGTGCTCGCGGTCGGTCCGCTGCTGCGCGAGTTGATCATCGCCTACAGCCGCCCCGATTTCGTGGACGCCGACGAGCGGCAACGCCTCCTCGCGGTCCTGCTGGACCGGCTCCGGCACAGCCCCCGGCAGGCGCTGCACCTGCCCACCGGCCGGGATCCGCGCCTGGTGGCGGTCTGCGCGCTGCTGCGGGCCGATCCCGCCGACCAGCGCACCCTGGCCGCCCTGGGCGCGGCGGTGGGGGCGGGCGAGCGCACGCTGACCCGGCTGTTCGCGGCCGAGACGGGCATGACGTTCCCGCAGTGGCGCACCCAGGCCCGCCTGCACCACGCCCTGGTCCTGCTCGCCGAGGACGTACCCGTGACCACGGTGGCGCACCGCTGCGGGTGGTCCTCGGCGAGCGCGTTCATCGACGTCTTCCGGCGCGCCTTCGGCCACACTCCGGGGGCGCACCGCGCGTGGGGATGAGCCGCCGGTCGCCGTCGTTCAGTTGCGTACGCCCGGCAGACCGGCGACGAACGACGCGAACGCGGACGGGTTGCGGGTCTGGGTGAGCACCCGGCCCGGCCCGGTGAAGTCGAAGACCAGACCCTCGCCGGAGGCGACCGAGGCGATCGTGCGCCCGCGCGCGGCCCGACGGGTGGTGAAGGTGATGGTCGGCGCGTAGGCCACCACATGGCCCGTGTCGATCACGACCTGCTCGCCCGCCTCCAGATCCAGCACGTCCAGCGCGCCGTAGCAGCCCAGGATCACCTCGCCCTGCCCGGACGCGTGCACGAGGAACCCGCCCTCGCCGCCGACCAGGTTGCGCAGCCCGCCCCACCGGGTGTCGATCTGCACCCCGGCCGAGTTGGCCAGCCAACTGGTGCGGGTGAGCAGGAACTCGGGCACCTCGGGGGTGAGCGTGACGTTGGCGATGTCGCCGGGCAGGGCGGTGGCCACGTCGACCCACCCGCCCCGCGCGGGCGCGGTGAACGTGGTCTGGAAGAACGACTCCCCGCCCAGCACGCTGCGTTTGAGGCCGCGCATGAGGCCGCCCTCGACCTTGGCGGAGATCTCCACGCCCGCGCTGTGCGCCATCATCGCGCCGGATTCGGCCCGCATCGCCTCGCCCGGATCGAGCAGGCAGCGCGCGGCGGCGAAGGCGGGACCGTGTCTGACTTCGACTCTCATGCGGCGAACGTGACACGCCCCGCCCCCGGCGCCCGACCAAAGCAACCCGACCGGCCGACCGGCATCACCCGATCGGGTCCGGCCGGGGCGCGCTCACGCGGCTCTGGCGCCCAGCACGCTGCCGAGGAGGTCGTCCAGGCCGACCAGGCCCAGGAGGGTGCCGTCGGCGGCGTGCACCAGGGCCAGCGACGCGCGGCGTTCCTGGAGGGCGGCCACGGCGCGCTGGATCGGGGTGTCCACGGTGAGGGTGAGCACCGCGGTGGCCAGTTCGCCGGCGGTGTTCCCGGACGCCTGGGTGCGCGAGGTGAGCACCTTGCGGATGTGCACCACCCCGAACAGCGTGCCGTCCCCGCTCCGCACGAGCAGCCGGTTGCGACCGTTGCGGCGGGAGACCGCGGCGATCTCCTCCGGCCCCGCGTCGGCCGGCACCGAGTCGATCTCGGCGGTCGGCACGATCAGCCGGGCCAGCGGCTCGGTGTGCGTGCGCAGCGTGCCCGAGAGCACGTCGTGCGAGGCGTTGTCGATCAGGCCGAGCCGGCGGGACTCGCCCACCAGGCGGCGCAGCCCCTCGGCGTCCTTGGGGTGCGACAACTCGTCCTTGGGGTCGATCCGGGCCAGCCGCAGGATCGCGTTGCTGACCCCGTTCATCGCGCGCAGCAGCGGCCGCACCACGCGCGTGTAGCCGCGGAAGGACGGGGCCAGGACCAGCGCCACCTTCTCGGGGCCGGCGATCGCCCACGACTTGGGCGCCATCTCGCCCAGCACCATGTGCAGGATCACCACGACCACCAGCGCGATCGCGAACGCCACCGCGTGCCCCGCCGCGGCCGGCATGCCGACGGCGTCGAAGAGCGGGTCGAGCATGGTGGCGATGGCCGGCTCGGACACGATGCCCAGGCCCAGCGAACACATGGTGATGCCCAACTGGGCACCGGCCAGCATCAGGGACAACTCCCGTACGCCCGCCAGCGCCGACTTGGCGCCGCGCTTGCGCTCGGCGGCCAGCGCCTCCAGGCGGTGCCGCCGCGCGGCGACCATCGCGAACTCGGCGGCGACGAAGAAGGCGTTGCCCACGAGCAGCGCGACCGTGACGGCCAGGGCCGGCCACAGGCCCAGCTCCATCGAGCCCAGGCCGCCACCGGAGGCCAGGGACGGGGTCATGCGGTCACCTCTGTGGTGCGTGTGTCGTGTCCGGAGCGCCGATCGGCGCTCCATTCGGGGATCTCGCGGGGGAACGCGGGCTCGGAGGTCAGCACTCGGAGCCGGACCAGGGCCGGCACGTGCCGCTCGACCGCCAGCACCTCGATCTCGGTGTAGCGGATCGGCTCGTCGTCCTCCTCGGCCGAGCGCCCGGCGCGGACCTCGTCGGGGTCGGGGACCCGGATCCGGTCGCCCACCTCGGGCAGCCGACCCAGGTGCGCGATGACCAGACCGCCGAGGGTGTCGTACGGCCCGTCGGGCAACTCGGCGCCGACGATCCGCTCGGTCTCGTCCACCCGCAGTCCGGCGTCCAGGCGCCACCAGCCGTCCTCCGGCTCGGTGTCGACGGGGTCCTCGTCGTCGCTCTCGTCGGCGATCTCGCCGACCAGTTCCTCGGCCACGTCCTCGTAGGTGACGATCCCGGCGAGTCCGCCGTGCTCGTCCAGGACGACCGCGAACTCCTCGTTGGCGGCCCGCAGTTGTTCGAGCAGCGAGGCCAGCCCGGCGGTGTCGGGGACGAGCAGCGCGGGTCGGGCGATGGATCCGGCGGTGACGTGCGCGGCGTCCTCGGGGGCCACCTCGAGCAGGCAGGCCACGCCGACCACGCCCAGAACGTCGTCGACCCGCTCGCCGACCACGGGGTAGTGCGAGTGGCCGCACTCGGCGACCAATTCGATCAGCTCGGCGGCGGTGGTCTCGGCGCGCACCCGGACCACGTCCGGTCGCGGCACCATCACCTGGTCCACGGTCAGGTCGCCGAACGCGATCGCGCGGCGCAGGATCCCGGACAGACCGGGGTCGAGGTCGCCGTCGCGGCCGGCCTCGTCGACGATGTGCGCCAATTCCTCGGTGGTGGCCCCGCCGTGCAACTCCTCGACCGGTTCGATGCCGATCGAGCGCACGATGCGGTTGGCCAGGGTGTCGAACAGCCGGATCAGCGGGCCGGCGACCTTCAGGTACACCAGGGTGGGCCGGCCCAGCAGGACGGCGACGCGCTCCGGTTCGGCGATGCCCCAGTTCTTCGGGACCAGCTCGCCCAGCACCATCTGGATGGCGGTGGCGACCGCGAAGCCGAGGACGAGGGAGATCACCGGGACGGCGCCGTCGGGCACCGAGACCAGTTCGAGGAGGGGGGAGATCACGGCGGCCAGCGCGGGCTCGGCGATGAAACCGACCAGCAGGGCCGTCACGGTGATGCCCAGCTGGGCACCCGACAACATGAACGACAGTCGCCCCATCACGGTCATCGCCCGGGCCGCGGCCTTGTCACCGGCCTCCGCGCGACGGCGCAGCAGGCTCCGGTCGGCCGCCACGTAGGCGAATTCCTGGGCGACGAAGAAACCGGTACCGAGGGTCAGCACGACGATCGCGGCTATGCCCAGTGCCGCGGTCATGAGACCGCCTCCCGGACGTCGCGGCTTCGATCACAGTCTCGGGAGGGACCGGTACTAGGGGGGTCCGTCTCTTGGGCGGACACGCACGCTCCTTGCTCAACGGGCAATTCGGGGTCAAACACTTACCACGCCGAACGTATCATCGCGCGCCCTTGTTCCCCTGGGGCGGGCGTTGATGCGGGCGGGAGGGGTCTGATTCGAACCAGTATCAAAAGATGCTTGGCTTTCCACCCCGCGTCATGACAATCTGTGCGTCCTCGAACACCGTGAGGTGATGAGGGCCCGTCCGGTGCGTGCGACGCACACACTGCGGCGGGGGAAGTAGCGAAAACCCGCGCCTCCTGCCACAGGCGTCGCGAAGTTCATCCGTACGGGGGAGCGACCCACGCCCTCCCGTCCGGAAGATTGGTACCGGGAACCCGCACCGCCGCAATGACGTTGACAACATCAGACGGGGGCAGCGTGTACGACAGCAGCCCTGATCCGGCCGACGCCGGCTCGCCCGAGGCGCCCGGATCGGACCTCTCAGCGCGCGAGAAGGAGACCATGCCTCGCACACTCGACGACTACGCCGTGTCGCTCGCCGCGTTGAAGGCCTACGACATCACCGGCGTTCGTCCACGCGACCTCCGCCGATTCCGCGACTTCGGCGAGCTGCCGGAAGGGGTGCCCGAGGCCGTCGTCCTCCGGGCCCAACGCATCGTCGAGGAGGAGCGGGACCGCCTGCTGCGCCTGACCACCGGCTCGTGACCATCGGCTCCCGACGCGCCGAGTGAGCCGGGACGAAGGCGCCGGCTCCCCGCCCGCACGGCTGGGGTGAGTCGCCCCTGCGCCGTCCGGGCCGAGCGGGTGCGACCACCGCGATGTGATCGCCCGCTCGTGATGTCCGGCCGGGTCCGCGGTCGGTGGCGGTTCGCCTAGTTGGTTCCGTTGAGGTAGGCCAGAACCGCCAGGACACGACGGTTCGTTTCGTCCGATGTGTCGATCGACAGCTTGGCGAAGATGTTCGTGGTGTGCTTGCTCACCGCGCCCTCCGAGACGAACAGGCGGCCCGCGATGGCCGCGTTGGAGCATCCCTCCGCCATCAGCTCCAGGACTTCGCGCTCGCGCGGCGTCAGCTGGGCCAGCGGTTTGTCCCGCACGTTGCGGGCGAGCAGCTTCGAGATCACTTCGGGGTCCATCGCGGTGCCTCCCGACGCGACCCGGCGGACCGCGTCCACGAACTCGTCGGTGTTGAACACGCGGTCCTTGAGCAGATATCCCACCGCGCCGGTGCCGTCCGCGAGCAACTCGCGGGCGTAGAGCTGTTCGACGTACTGCGACAACACCAGGATCGGCAGGCCCGGGACCTGGCGACGGGCCTCCAGGGCGGCCTGGAGGCCCTCGTCGGTGAAGGTCGGCGGGAGCCGGACGTCGACCACCGCGACGTCGGGCCTGTGCTGCACCAGGGCCCGGAGCAGTTCGGGCCCGTTGTCCACGGCCGCCACGATCTCGAAGCCGTGCGCCTGGAGCAGGCGGACCAACCCGTCCCTCAAAAGGGCGAGGTCTTCCGCGAGGACAAGTCGCACGGCAGCTCCATGATCACAGTCGTCGGGCCGCCCACCGGGGAGTGCAGGGCGAGCGTCCCGTCGAATGTATCGAGTCGGCGCTGGATGCCGCGCAGTCCCGTGCCCTTCATCAGATCGGCGCCGCCTTCGCCGTCGTCGGTGACCGTGATCCGCAACGTGCCGTCCGTGTACGTGAGATCGATCTCCACGTGCCGGCCGCCGGAGTGTTTGGCCGCGTTGGTCAGCACCTCGGTGACCGCGAAGTAGGCGGCGGACTCCAGCGGGAGTTCGGGCCGGCCCGGCAGCGAGACGTTGACGTTGACGTCGAGCGGACTCTCCAGGGCCACCGCGCGCACCGCGTCGGCCAGGCCCCGGTCGGACAACACCGGCGGGTGGATGCCCCGGACCAGGTCGCGCAGTTCGTGCAGTGCCTTCGCGGACGCCTCGCGGGTCTCGGCGAGCAACACGCGGGCCGCGTCGGGGTCGGTCTTCATCAGCGCCTCGGCGGCGCCCAGGTTCATCCCCATCGCGACCAGGCGGGCCTGTGCGCCGTCGTGCAGGTCACGCTCGATCCGACGCAGCTCGGCCGCCGAGGCGTCCACCGCGTCGGTCCGACTCTCGGTCAGGTGCTGGACCCGCAGCGCCAACTCGGCCTGCTTGGTGGGGGCGAGCAGGGACCGGTTCCACAGTCCGTTGACCCGGGCGAACCAGGGCGCGAGGGCGAGGCCGGCGGCCACCTGGACCAGGCCCCACGGCACCGCGAGGCCGGCCCGCTGCACGCTGTTCACCTTGATGAACGTGTACCACTGCGCGTCGTCGACGTGCCGGTAGGCCACCTCCCACAGGAACGGCATCAGCACGCCGTGCAGACCGTTGACGATCAGCAACATCGGGAAGCACGCGATCAGCAGGCTCGACGGCAGGTAGAGCAGCGCCCACAGCAGGTCCCGCCAGGTGGCCGCCTCGGTGATCATGCGCTTGGTGCGTGCCCACAGCCCGGTCACGCCGCCGCCCGCGGGCAGTCGCCGGTAGGGGGTTCCGATCGGGACGTGCGCCCAGGAGGCCATGGCGCTTCGGGTCACGTTGGCGGTGGCGCGCAGCAGCAACATCAGGGGGAAGAAGAACAGCAGGCCGACGCCTATCGGCAGCAGCGCCATGAACACCACGCAGGTGATGAACAGCGCGAGGGCGGGGATCGAGAGGAAGACCAGAGCGAAGCCGCGCCAGGCGCACAGCAGCGCCCAGCCGAGCCGCCACCGGGTGGCCGGCGGGTCGGCTCTGTGTGGCGTGAGCGTGCTCATGGGGTCCTCCCGTGGATCTGCTGTGACCTTCGATGTTCTCTGCCATCAGTGTGTCGGGCGCCGACCGGGCAGGTCACGGGGGAGGCACCCCGAACCGGGGTGGGCCTGGGCCCACCCCGGAGCCGGGGTCAGCCGGCGATGTCCGACAACAATTCGGCGAGGTCCTTCGGGCGCGAGAACATCGGCCAGTGACCGGTCGGCAGGCCGTGCACCGTGCGCTGCTCGGCCGCGGCGAACTCGGCCATGAACGGGTGCCCGGCGGCGATCATGGCCTCGACCTGCTCGGCCGGGAACAGGCAGGTGATCAGGTGGGCCGGCACCCGCAGCCGGGCCGGGTCGGCGACCTGCTGCGCGCTCGCGGCCACGGCGTACGGCTGGGGCATCGCACGGGCGCGCAGTTCGGCCAGGTCGGTGCCGGACAGTCCGTCGAGCATCGCCGGGTCGGCGGCCGGGTCCCAGGGGTAGACGTAGCGGCCGTCGCCGCGGGCGGCGACCTCCGCCTCGATCCGGGCCCGCTCCTCGGGCTCCTGGAGGTCGAGGAGCGAGATGCCGGCGGCCACCGGGCCGGCGTCCACGTAGACGATCCGGGCGATCCGCTCCGGGATCCGGTCCAGCGCCTCGTACGCGGCGAACGCGCCGCCGGAGTGGGCGGCCAGGACCACGTCGGTGAGGTCGCGCGTGGTGATCTCGTCGATCAGGGCCCGGGACTGCGCGGCCAGGTCGACGCCCGTCCCGTCGGTGCGGTCGGGCTCCAGGCCGGGCAGGGTGACCGCGACGACCTCGTGGCCGGCGGCCCGCAGCGATTCGGCGACCCGGTCCCAGGCCCACGCGCCGAGCCAGTAGCCGGGCACGAGAACGATGTTCGCCATGGTGATGCTCCTCGATCGTGGTTCGGTGTTCGTCCTGCGATCAAGATCCTTCCGGGTGTACCTGACAGATCGCGACAGGTTTGATGCCGGGAACGGGACGCGTCGACGGTTCCCGGCGCCTCAGAGCCAGTTCCGGCGCTTGAAGACCAGGTAGAGGACGGCGCAGACCACGAGCATCAGGCCGATCGCGTACGGGTAGCCGTACGCCCAGTGCAGTTCGGGCATGTGGTCGAAGTTCATCCCGTACACGGTGCCGATCAGGGTCGGCGCGAAGAGGATGGCCGCCCATGCGGAGATCTTCTTGACCTCCTCGTTCTGCGCGTTGCTGGCCGCGGTGAGCTGCTTCATCTCCTCGTTCTGGGCCTGGGTCACCACCACCGCGTTGACCCGCATGATGCCTTCGAGCAGTTGTCGGAAGCCGACCACGCGCTCCACCGCGATCGTCGCGTGGTCCTGGACGTCGCGCAGGTAGCGGCGCAGCTCCTCGTCCACGTGGTACTTGTCGAAGCCGGTCGACAGGTCGGCGAGCATGTGCAGCAGCGGGCGGGTCGCGCGCTGGAACTCGATCACCTCACGGGAGAGTTCGTAGATGCGCCGGGAGACGTTCGGGGCGCCGAGGAAGGCCTCCGCCTCGATCTCGTCGAGGTCGTTCTGCAGCCCGCCGACGACCGGGGCGTAGGCGTCCACGACGCTGTCCAGGATCGCGTAGAGCACCGCCTCCGGGCCCTGGCGCAGGAGTTCGGGCCGCTCCTCCGCCCAGCGGCGCACGGCGGACAGGTCGGGGGACTCGGAGTGCCGGACGGTGACCACGAAGTTGCGGCCGAGGAAGACGTGCAACTCGCCGAAGTCGACCTCCTCGACGTCGTCGAGATAGCGGGCGGCCCGCAGGACGACGAACAGGGTCTCGCCGTAGCGTTCGAGCTTGGGGCGCTGGTGGGCCACGATCGCGTCCTCGACGGCCAGCGCGTGCAGGTCGAACTCCTGGGCGGCGGAGAGGAGTTGGCTTTCGGTGGGGCGGTACAGGCCGATCCAGGCCATGGCGCCCGGGCGGGCGTGCAGTTCGCGGTAGGTGTCGGCGAGGGTGGTCGGCGAGGCGACTCGTACCCCCTCGACGTAGATCGCCGTGTCGATCAGGCTGCGCTCGACGGGCGGGGGCTCGGGGGTGTCCGCCGCGCGGGGGTCCATCGAGCGTTCGGGCGGTTCGGGCGTGCCGTGCCTGCGGGCGCGGAAGGGCAGACGCCGATCGGACATGCGGGGCTCCGGGACACTGGGCGGCGACGAGCACGGACACCACATCGGGCCGATCGCGCCGGGGGGCGCGGTCGGCCCACCTTCGTATTGTCCATATTTCCGCGCAGATATCGCGTATGTATGCCATTCAGGGCATCGCCCGGCGCGGGCCCGTCGAGGTCCGCCGGATCGGGGCCCGGGTCGACCCCGGCCGGGTCGGGGCGGATCGAGGCGTCCCGATCCGGCCGGGGTCGGGCTACGGCAGGACGAACGGTCCCTTGCCCATCTGCTGCCGCACGGTGACCACCGGCGGGTTGACCAGGCCGCGGCGCTGCCAGTTGGCGCCGTCCACGACCAGGGTGTGCCCGGAGACGAAGCGGGCGTAGGGCGAGGCCAGGAACGTCGCGGCCCAGCCGAGTTCGCGCAGCCGGCCGACGCGCATGGCGGGTTGGCACGGGTCCTTGTCGTGGGTGCCGGCGAGGTTGCCCTTTATGTCGGCGGTCATGTCCTCGTGCGGGAACAGGCCCGGGACCAGGCCGTTGACCTGGATCCCGTACGGGCCCCACTCCACCGCCAGGGTCTCGACCATGTTCTTCACCCCCGCCTTGGCCGCCGCGCTGTGCGCGAAGCCGGGGCCACCGGTCCAGGCGTAGGACGCGCCGATGTTGACGATCGAGCCGGGGGTGCCCGCCGCCAGGTGTCGGCGGGCGAATTCGCGCGCGCAGAAGTAGGTGCCGTTGAGGGTGATGTCCACGACCGTGCGCCAGGCGTTGGGCGACATCTCCTCGGCGGGCACGGGGAAGTTGGCCGCGGCGTTGTTGATCAGCACGTCGGGCGGCCCGAACGACTCGACCGCCGCGTCGAAGGCGGCGGTGATCTGCTCGGGCTCGCGGATGTCGCAGCTCACGGTGCGGACCTTCGCGCCGGTCTCGGCCAGCGTCTCGCGGGCCGCCGCCAGGTGTTCCTCCTTGCGACTGGC includes these proteins:
- a CDS encoding helix-turn-helix domain-containing protein; this translates as MVPTDTLHVTRHTSALGSMEMVSASAHPALAPLLASYLGYDEHTHAPLRRREVATDSITVIIGFVPIRVHAPHAGLHTPGSTRSFVAGLHDGPAIVEHDGRQAGVQLDLTPLGAYTLLGLPLAEIADRVVHLDDLPGWDGDALVDRLVSAPDWSTRFAHLDEILLRRLAIGPEPRPEVIRSWDLLTASAGRIDVTALARETGWSRRHLGARFRETVGLPPKTVARVLRFRHAITLLDGSPRSWAEVAAEAGYYDQAHFNRDFKVLAGCTPGAHVRSRLPAGGGFAG
- a CDS encoding RpiB/LacA/LacB family sugar-phosphate isomerase, producing the protein MRIAISADQIKGCGLYLADELRKRGHEVLPYGAFDPAHTPEFADDWAPVSAAAAREVAAGRADQAIVCCWTGTGASIAANKVDGIRAALCSDAETAAGARRWNHANVLALSMRLTSGPVLMEILDAWFATAPSREVADVLNVEHVAEIRR
- a CDS encoding HAD family hydrolase, which codes for MDVRALAVDFGDTLAVPGPNPDGRVVLEVLRELPGTHVPDTFVAAYDHVHRITREGDRVRDTHTSFATEIHWAAQLCGARIPDPEAALEPVFERVPDSRVIRRAAEALLRIRARGDLVCVLACDTQRPESVRRRTLVEAGIEDCFDALVLSCAIGLRKPHPDFYAEVERACGVPREEIVFVGNTPSKDATAPHLYGMRAVLVAPTGRPRGLADTIGVIGHFADLPDHLDRAAADRPTLSGGSPPRAPR
- a CDS encoding AraC family transcriptional regulator yields the protein MPISRQPLAEPPTGLSTNTRHLPAGGGVTAHRHEVHQVVYAGRGVLSVSTDAGTWVAPATRALWIPAGTPHRHRAHGRTVLHAVGIPAGAEPLDPARPAVLAVGPLLRELIIAYSRPDFVDADERQRLLAVLLDRLRHSPRQALHLPTGRDPRLVAVCALLRADPADQRTLAALGAAVGAGERTLTRLFAAETGMTFPQWRTQARLHHALVLLAEDVPVTTVAHRCGWSSASAFIDVFRRAFGHTPGAHRAWG
- a CDS encoding TIGR00266 family protein; amino-acid sequence: MRVEVRHGPAFAAARCLLDPGEAMRAESGAMMAHSAGVEISAKVEGGLMRGLKRSVLGGESFFQTTFTAPARGGWVDVATALPGDIANVTLTPEVPEFLLTRTSWLANSAGVQIDTRWGGLRNLVGGEGGFLVHASGQGEVILGCYGALDVLDLEAGEQVVIDTGHVVAYAPTITFTTRRAARGRTIASVASGEGLVFDFTGPGRVLTQTRNPSAFASFVAGLPGVRN
- a CDS encoding CNNM domain-containing protein, which encodes MTPSLASGGGLGSMELGLWPALAVTVALLVGNAFFVAAEFAMVAARRHRLEALAAERKRGAKSALAGVRELSLMLAGAQLGITMCSLGLGIVSEPAIATMLDPLFDAVGMPAAAGHAVAFAIALVVVVILHMVLGEMAPKSWAIAGPEKVALVLAPSFRGYTRVVRPLLRAMNGVSNAILRLARIDPKDELSHPKDAEGLRRLVGESRRLGLIDNASHDVLSGTLRTHTEPLARLIVPTAEIDSVPADAGPEEIAAVSRRNGRNRLLVRSGDGTLFGVVHIRKVLTSRTQASGNTAGELATAVLTLTVDTPIQRAVAALQERRASLALVHAADGTLLGLVGLDDLLGSVLGARAA
- a CDS encoding hemolysin family protein; translation: MTAALGIAAIVVLTLGTGFFVAQEFAYVAADRSLLRRRAEAGDKAAARAMTVMGRLSFMLSGAQLGITVTALLVGFIAEPALAAVISPLLELVSVPDGAVPVISLVLGFAVATAIQMVLGELVPKNWGIAEPERVAVLLGRPTLVYLKVAGPLIRLFDTLANRIVRSIGIEPVEELHGGATTEELAHIVDEAGRDGDLDPGLSGILRRAIAFGDLTVDQVMVPRPDVVRVRAETTAAELIELVAECGHSHYPVVGERVDDVLGVVGVACLLEVAPEDAAHVTAGSIARPALLVPDTAGLASLLEQLRAANEEFAVVLDEHGGLAGIVTYEDVAEELVGEIADESDDEDPVDTEPEDGWWRLDAGLRVDETERIVGAELPDGPYDTLGGLVIAHLGRLPEVGDRIRVPDPDEVRAGRSAEEDDEPIRYTEIEVLAVERHVPALVRLRVLTSEPAFPREIPEWSADRRSGHDTRTTEVTA
- a CDS encoding response regulator transcription factor; translation: MRLVLAEDLALLRDGLVRLLQAHGFEIVAAVDNGPELLRALVQHRPDVAVVDVRLPPTFTDEGLQAALEARRQVPGLPILVLSQYVEQLYARELLADGTGAVGYLLKDRVFNTDEFVDAVRRVASGGTAMDPEVISKLLARNVRDKPLAQLTPREREVLELMAEGCSNAAIAGRLFVSEGAVSKHTTNIFAKLSIDTSDETNRRVLAVLAYLNGTN
- a CDS encoding sensor histidine kinase, translating into MSTLTPHRADPPATRWRLGWALLCAWRGFALVFLSIPALALFITCVVFMALLPIGVGLLFFFPLMLLLRATANVTRSAMASWAHVPIGTPYRRLPAGGGVTGLWARTKRMITEAATWRDLLWALLYLPSSLLIACFPMLLIVNGLHGVLMPFLWEVAYRHVDDAQWYTFIKVNSVQRAGLAVPWGLVQVAAGLALAPWFARVNGLWNRSLLAPTKQAELALRVQHLTESRTDAVDASAAELRRIERDLHDGAQARLVAMGMNLGAAEALMKTDPDAARVLLAETREASAKALHELRDLVRGIHPPVLSDRGLADAVRAVALESPLDVNVNVSLPGRPELPLESAAYFAVTEVLTNAAKHSGGRHVEIDLTYTDGTLRITVTDDGEGGADLMKGTGLRGIQRRLDTFDGTLALHSPVGGPTTVIMELPCDLSSRKTSPF
- a CDS encoding alpha/beta fold hydrolase; protein product: MANIVLVPGYWLGAWAWDRVAESLRAAGHEVVAVTLPGLEPDRTDGTGVDLAAQSRALIDEITTRDLTDVVLAAHSGGAFAAYEALDRIPERIARIVYVDAGPVAAGISLLDLQEPEERARIEAEVAARGDGRYVYPWDPAADPAMLDGLSGTDLAELRARAMPQPYAVAASAQQVADPARLRVPAHLITCLFPAEQVEAMIAAGHPFMAEFAAAEQRTVHGLPTGHWPMFSRPKDLAELLSDIAG
- a CDS encoding magnesium and cobalt transport protein CorA, which encodes MSDRRLPFRARRHGTPEPPERSMDPRAADTPEPPPVERSLIDTAIYVEGVRVASPTTLADTYRELHARPGAMAWIGLYRPTESQLLSAAQEFDLHALAVEDAIVAHQRPKLERYGETLFVVLRAARYLDDVEEVDFGELHVFLGRNFVVTVRHSESPDLSAVRRWAEERPELLRQGPEAVLYAILDSVVDAYAPVVGGLQNDLDEIEAEAFLGAPNVSRRIYELSREVIEFQRATRPLLHMLADLSTGFDKYHVDEELRRYLRDVQDHATIAVERVVGFRQLLEGIMRVNAVVVTQAQNEEMKQLTAASNAQNEEVKKISAWAAILFAPTLIGTVYGMNFDHMPELHWAYGYPYAIGLMLVVCAVLYLVFKRRNWL